The stretch of DNA GCGCAATCACACGGTTAGTTTGTGTTGGTTAGTTTATGttacatgttgatgttgattggattaattaatgtttttgtaATTAATGTTTCTGTTTATGTGTAGGATTTGAGAAAGGATCTGGATGATGGAAAAGATCTTGGCATGCCAAATGGTGTTCTCATCAATGGAAAAGGACCTTATAGATATAATGACACACTTGTTCCTGAGGGCATTGATTTTGAACAAATTGATGTTAAACCTGGTAACTTCTTGGAAGAAACTTAACTTGAGttctatgattttttattttatttatttgattatttcaAATGCTGATATGGATGGTCTTTGTTTGGCTTTATGATACATAATTACAAAACAAGTTACATGTGACAAAGTGATGAACTTTAATGTCTCttgtgtagttttttttttttgacaaaatgtcTTGTATAGTTAATTTCTATAATGTTGGGCTTTTTTCGGCATGGAAACACAGTATCACTCATTTATGTATATTGGTTGTTTTGCTTTTAGTAACTTAAGATTAGGCACATAGAGCATAACATAACCATGTTGTATTGTTAGAAAAAGCAATAAACTAAGAGAGATACATAAGCAATCAAAGTTTTCATGTATTGTCCTCATATACTTGTTTATAATGATTTACCTGTTAAATGCTTATAATGTCTATTTGATGATGTTTAACAGGAAAAACTTACCGACTTCGTGTACATAATGTTGGAATATCAACAAGTCTGAATTTCAGGATTCAGAACCATAACTTACTTTTAGCAGAAACCGAGGGGTCATATACAGTGCAACAGAACTACACTAGCTTAGATATTCATGTTGGACAATCTTATTCTTTTCTGATAACCATGGATCAGAATGCAAGTTCAGATTACTACATTGTAGCAAGTGCCAGGTTTGTGAATGAATCCCGTTGGCAGAGAGTTACCGGAGTTGGTATCTTGCACTATACAAATTCCAAGGGGAAAGCTAAAGGTCATTTACCACCAGGTCCAGATGATCAATTTGACAAAACTTACTCGATGAACCAAGCAAGATCCATCAGGTATCTTTATGCTACAATCTAGAgctttatatatattatcttgTCTCATTTACTCATGCTTCGGTTGTGAGCAACTGTCCGAAATGTACTCATTTTTGCAACTTTGTGTTTAATTGTGTAGATGGAACGTATCAGCAAGTGGTGCTCGTCCAAATCCACAAGGATCTTTCAGATACGGTTCAATCAATGTGACAGAGATTtatgtattaaaaaataagCCACTAGTGAAAATTGGTGGAAAGCGGCGAGCAACACTTAGTGGAATCTCTTATACCAATCCTGCCACTCCACTCAGACTTGCTGACAAATACAAAGTAAAGGGAGTATACAAGCTTGATTTTCCTACAGAGCCTATAACTGGACCTCCTCGGGTAGAAACATCAGTAATCAATGGAAGTTTTAGAGGATTTATGGAAATTATACTGCAGAACAATGACACCAAGATGCATACCTATCACTTGAATGGATATGCATTTTTCGTAGTAGGGTATGGAAAACTTCATTCCCTTTTAAATTCCATTCTTTACTTACAAGATGTTTACACTTTGATACATTTTAGCTTCCATTAACACTTACGACTTGATTCATTGCTGCAGGATGGACTTCGGTGATTGGTCTGAGAACAGCAGGGGCACATATAACAAGTGGGATGGAATAGCTCGTAGTACAGCACAGGTATATTTCCCGTCTTAGAATACACGTGGCTCATCGCAAACACTGAGGAGTTTTTGTAGTGAAGCTTTCACATTTTCCGGAACTTTCTCATGCATTGCATGTTCCTTATTAGTCTTTGTTTCAACACATTTGAAAAGTTGGAACTTTGTGCTGCAAAAGCAAACTTTGTGCTACTGTATCTTGGTTCGTATAAGTTTTAAGCACacaactgttttttttttttccccttgGCGCCTCTTTAGGTTTATCCTGGTGCATGGACAGCAGTTTTGGTCTCCCTCGACAACGTTGGAATTTGGAATCTAAGAACTGAAAACCTTGATTCATGGTATCTTGGTCAAGAAACATACATCAGGGTTGTCAATCCAGAGCCTACAAACAAGACCGAGCTTCCAATGCCAGATAATGCTCTTTTCTGCGGCGCCCTTCAACATATGCAAAAGTATATTACATTATACTTCTCTATCAAAATTACCCTAAGCTAAATAAGTGTACACCGTTGTTAAATTTTGACGTCCATTTTCTTTTTTCAGGCCTCAAAAAATTACCTCGGACGCGTCAATCAATGGAAATGGGCTGAAACTGTTATTCACTCTGGTGATGTTTGTTTGTGCCATAATCAACATTTTTCAGTAAAAGCACATTCTAAGTTCACCCTCTATTAATTAGTTGCTTAAAAGAGTTTGGCTTGTTGGTGagttattcttaattttttttagtcttgTTTATATCTTGCACTGATTTTGAGTTGTATTCTTGTTATTAGCTTAATGTTCTGAGGCTCCCAGTTTAATTATTTGGGACACTTGTAATTCTTTTAATGCCTATAATTGTTGTAGTAATTACCAATCACATTCTTGATACATGAAACTTGCCAACATGGTTTCCACTTCATACTTTATTTCATCTTAGATTCTTTAAACTTGTATAATTTGTAGTCTATGCAAGGTTAATGATGTGTGGATTTTCCATATTGAGGTTGGAAATTGATACTGTTATGTCTTTTTAGGACTATTACATTCAATTCAGTCTTTTCTTAAATGTTTGGTAATACATTTTATGACCGTCTTTTTAGAGGAAATAATGCAACCATTTTTTCCTGCCCTTAAATTATGTTTGAAATGAAGAGTTGCTCCCTAAATTTTCAACcacaatttcaattaaaattaaaaatttacaatttttctaGATAAAGTGTATTTGCTTTTGTTgcaaattattataaatttagaCAGTAACTTTTATTGGTAAACCAAATACATCTTCCGCTCGCAATTGTGAAGATTAATCTTGAAGATaattaagtggttaatgagctgcACCAAAAAGGATggatttcgggagaacccgagttcgatttctgggtggaacaattttttggccagattttacttacctcgcggccgaactctggactactagggtccctttcccctaggaaccagagggttataaaaaaaaaactacactaTGTTATTGGTAGAcacaataattttcattttcaatggtaattaatactttttatataaagtataattattttatttgtaattattttacatatttaaaaaaagtaaaaaaaaaaagaggaatatattgatgatattagTGAAAGTAGACTAATAATGTTTTGctgtatatatttttagttttttttttttaattggttaAAGTTAGTAAAAACTAGTTGTCAgtgttaacttttttttttacctcatCAGAACTTGAATTTTGGGGATTTACTCCTTTCACTAGCTCAAACAGCATTATTCTGTTcttatttgacaaaataaagGAGTTAATGTATACTATAcaaggctttgtctaacattaATATACAATCCTTCAGCCTATaatgatcattaatatttttaattaaataataatagtaaaaattataataaattgatcttttgaaaatattaataaaaataaatctaataataaaattattacttatttttaaaaattgaaaaagagtaaTAGATATCtataacagaaaaataaaagagattatAATTAATTCACTCTTGTTTGTAATTAAGGTTTGGAGtatataaaataagaatttaattgatatgcaccgacggtgtaaaataattttacacagtaaaccaataccaaccatgtttttcgccacatcaccccacttcaccccactttttTGACATGACAT from Trifolium pratense cultivar HEN17-A07 linkage group LG5, ARS_RC_1.1, whole genome shotgun sequence encodes:
- the LOC123884507 gene encoding monocopper oxidase-like protein SKU5, yielding MASFGSFFFFLINIFFLLTISSAEDAFVPYEFEVSYITASPLGVPQQVIAINGEFPGPTINVTTNNNVAVNVRNKLDENLLIHWSGVQQRRSSWTDGVLGTNCPIPPKWNWTYNFQVKDQIGSFFYFPSLNFQRAAGGFGGFIINNRPVISVPFDTPQGDIVVFIGDWYTRNHTDLRKDLDDGKDLGMPNGVLINGKGPYRYNDTLVPEGIDFEQIDVKPGKTYRLRVHNVGISTSLNFRIQNHNLLLAETEGSYTVQQNYTSLDIHVGQSYSFLITMDQNASSDYYIVASARFVNESRWQRVTGVGILHYTNSKGKAKGHLPPGPDDQFDKTYSMNQARSIRWNVSASGARPNPQGSFRYGSINVTEIYVLKNKPLVKIGGKRRATLSGISYTNPATPLRLADKYKVKGVYKLDFPTEPITGPPRVETSVINGSFRGFMEIILQNNDTKMHTYHLNGYAFFVVGMDFGDWSENSRGTYNKWDGIARSTAQVYPGAWTAVLVSLDNVGIWNLRTENLDSWYLGQETYIRVVNPEPTNKTELPMPDNALFCGALQHMQKPQKITSDASINGNGLKLLFTLVMFVCAIINIFQ